Proteins from a genomic interval of Chryseobacterium indologenes:
- a CDS encoding rhodanese-like domain-containing protein encodes MKYLFIVACFVCSMLSQAQQKQDPWKDSQLMDPALLASRIVKNKTKDLVIISVGPEAIIKGSVDIGPTHEPENLEKLKNYLNNIPKDREVVIYCGCCPFVKCPNIRPAFNLLMEMGFKNAKLLNLPKNIKTDWLDKEYPTND; translated from the coding sequence ATGAAGTATTTGTTTATTGTGGCATGTTTTGTATGCTCCATGTTAAGTCAGGCTCAGCAAAAACAGGACCCATGGAAAGACAGTCAGCTGATGGACCCGGCATTACTGGCTTCCCGTATTGTAAAAAATAAAACGAAAGACCTGGTGATTATTTCTGTAGGGCCTGAAGCAATTATCAAAGGTTCTGTGGATATCGGCCCCACTCATGAGCCTGAAAATCTCGAAAAATTAAAAAATTATCTTAATAATATTCCTAAAGACAGAGAAGTCGTTATTTATTGTGGCTGCTGTCCTTTTGTAAAGTGCCCGAATATACGCCCTGCATTTAATCTGCTGATGGAAATGGGCTTTAAGAATGCCAAACTACTAAACCTTCCAAAAAATATTAAAACAGACTGGCTAGATAAAGAGTATCCAACAAATGATTAA
- a CDS encoding TlpA family protein disulfide reductase, translated as MINMKIRFIILLGVLFSGNIFSQNKIEIGKRAPEIAMSKVDGNPFLLSSLKGKLVLIDFWATWCAPCVEEQPELKTLYETYADQVKNNRFEILGVSLDRNKESWQKSIDRFGIKWIQVSDLKFWKSPVAKLYEVDELPFNVIIDGEGTIMAKNIHGKDLEDFLKKNLNRN; from the coding sequence ATGATTAATATGAAAATCCGTTTTATAATATTATTGGGTGTCCTGTTTTCAGGGAATATTTTTTCTCAAAATAAAATTGAAATAGGAAAGAGAGCTCCTGAAATTGCAATGTCCAAAGTTGATGGCAACCCGTTCCTGCTTTCATCATTAAAAGGAAAGCTTGTATTGATCGATTTTTGGGCAACCTGGTGTGCTCCCTGTGTTGAAGAACAGCCTGAACTAAAAACCTTGTATGAAACATACGCAGACCAGGTCAAAAACAACCGGTTTGAAATTCTCGGTGTTTCCTTAGACAGAAACAAAGAGAGCTGGCAAAAATCCATTGATCGTTTTGGGATCAAATGGATACAGGTCAGCGATTTAAAATTTTGGAAAAGTCCCGTAGCAAAGTTGTACGAAGTAGATGAGCTTCCTTTTAATGTTATTATCGATGGAGAAGGAACTATCATGGCTAAAAATATTCACGGAAAAGATCTCGAAGACTTTTTAAAGAAAAATCTGAACCGGAATTAA
- a CDS encoding FAD-binding dehydrogenase yields MEEIFQPDVIIIGAGLAGLTAAMEITNAGKKVLLLDQETEQNIGGQAFWSFGGLFLINSPQQRRMGIRDSYQLALQDWKGTAGFDRDEDYWPRKWAEAYLKFAAGEKYAYITRLGIKLMFMVGWAERGDGRANGHGNSVPRFHVSWGTGTGVIRPFVEKAYQAKEKGLLQMKFRHRVTELMLENGKIAGLKGDILENDSKERGMETNRNIISSFEYHASHIVIASGGIGANHELVRKNWPERLGSPPENMVCGVPAYVDGKMIGIAEQTGAHIINPDRMWHYTEGLRNWNPIWPNHGIRILPGPSSLWFDAKGKRLPPPFLPGFDTLGTLKYIQDTGLPYSWFILTQKIIKKEFALSGSEQNPDITNKDYSLFLKRIFGKKAPGPVEAFKEQGEDFIVSDNLKDLVEKMNQLAGNHLLHYEKILQQIEARDRELDNKFSKDTQVNYIRSTRKYLGDKLGRVAAPHKILSPENGPLIAVRLNILTRKTLGGIKTNLNAQVLRHDESVIEGLYAVGEAAGFGGGGMHGYRALEGTFLGGCIFSGMKAGQYIAGLE; encoded by the coding sequence ATGGAGGAAATATTCCAGCCTGACGTAATTATCATAGGAGCGGGATTGGCAGGACTGACCGCTGCTATGGAGATAACCAATGCAGGAAAAAAAGTTTTGCTGCTGGATCAGGAAACTGAACAGAATATCGGCGGGCAGGCATTCTGGTCGTTCGGAGGTCTTTTTTTAATCAATTCTCCTCAGCAGCGAAGAATGGGAATCAGGGATTCTTATCAACTGGCTTTGCAGGATTGGAAAGGAACTGCGGGTTTCGACAGGGATGAAGACTATTGGCCCCGTAAATGGGCTGAAGCGTATCTGAAATTTGCTGCCGGTGAAAAATATGCATACATTACCAGACTGGGAATCAAACTTATGTTTATGGTAGGATGGGCAGAACGTGGTGACGGAAGAGCCAATGGTCACGGAAATTCAGTACCCCGTTTCCATGTGAGCTGGGGAACCGGAACCGGAGTGATCAGGCCTTTTGTAGAAAAAGCCTATCAGGCTAAAGAAAAAGGCTTACTACAAATGAAATTCAGACATCGGGTAACTGAATTAATGCTTGAAAATGGAAAAATAGCAGGACTAAAAGGTGACATCCTGGAAAACGATTCCAAAGAAAGAGGAATGGAAACCAATAGAAATATCATTTCCTCATTCGAATATCATGCCTCTCATATTGTTATTGCTTCAGGGGGTATCGGGGCAAATCATGAATTGGTACGAAAAAACTGGCCTGAAAGATTAGGCAGCCCTCCGGAAAATATGGTCTGCGGGGTTCCGGCATATGTGGATGGAAAAATGATTGGTATTGCTGAACAGACGGGAGCTCATATCATCAATCCCGACAGAATGTGGCATTACACAGAAGGCCTCCGGAACTGGAATCCGATCTGGCCGAATCACGGAATCCGGATATTGCCGGGCCCCTCTTCCCTTTGGTTTGATGCTAAAGGAAAACGGCTACCACCGCCATTTCTTCCTGGATTTGATACGCTGGGAACTTTAAAATATATTCAGGATACAGGTTTACCGTACTCGTGGTTTATTCTGACTCAAAAGATTATTAAGAAAGAATTTGCCCTTTCCGGATCAGAGCAAAATCCCGATATCACCAATAAAGACTACTCTCTTTTCCTGAAAAGGATCTTTGGAAAAAAAGCTCCGGGCCCTGTAGAAGCATTCAAAGAGCAAGGAGAGGATTTTATCGTATCTGATAACCTTAAAGACCTTGTAGAAAAAATGAATCAACTGGCCGGTAATCATCTTTTACATTATGAAAAGATATTACAACAGATTGAAGCACGGGATAGGGAGCTTGACAATAAATTTTCAAAAGATACCCAGGTGAACTATATCAGAAGCACCCGGAAGTATCTGGGAGATAAACTTGGGCGTGTAGCCGCTCCCCATAAGATTCTTTCCCCTGAAAACGGTCCTTTGATTGCCGTTCGGCTCAATATATTAACCCGTAAAACGTTAGGAGGAATTAAAACCAATCTGAACGCACAGGTATTACGGCATGATGAAAGCGTTATTGAGGGGCTTTATGCGGTAGGAGAAGCTGCAGGCTTTGGCGGAGGCGGAATGCATGGCTACCGTGCCCTGGAAGGAACATTTCTCGGAGGCTGTATATTTTCGGGAATGAAAGCTGGTCAGTATATTGCCGGATTAGAGTGA
- a CDS encoding DoxX family protein, whose translation MTKNFYLRIALSAILLMHSVISIFSGDVHNFGHLYLDTIGFSPFGLYLAWTVKLTHLLSVPLLWFDRYIKPVAFSNILIFMLGIYLIHWQNGWFVVGGGINGIEFNILLIFCFFNLIYPEISLKNRV comes from the coding sequence ATGACAAAGAATTTCTATCTCCGTATTGCGCTGTCAGCGATTTTACTGATGCATAGTGTGATTTCTATCTTCAGTGGTGATGTTCATAATTTTGGACACCTTTATCTGGATACGATAGGTTTTAGCCCTTTCGGGCTGTATCTCGCCTGGACAGTAAAGCTTACCCATCTTTTATCTGTTCCGTTGCTTTGGTTTGACCGGTATATCAAACCTGTGGCGTTTTCTAATATACTTATCTTTATGCTGGGAATCTATCTTATTCATTGGCAGAATGGCTGGTTTGTGGTAGGAGGAGGCATCAACGGTATTGAATTTAACATCCTGCTTATTTTTTGTTTTTTCAATCTTATCTATCCTGAAATTAGTTTGAAAAACAGGGTATAG